From the Megasphaera vaginalis (ex Bordigoni et al. 2020) genome, one window contains:
- a CDS encoding efflux RND transporter permease subunit has product MRNLSELALKNKALVWYFIIVIAIAGVFSYMKLGRMEDPSYTVRQMVVYVSWPGATAEQMEEQVTDKLEKKLQDTPHLDYLKSYSKAGQAVIYVTLDDKLDTGKVRATWHEVRNLANDVAKDLPEGVYGPYFNDRYDDVYGSVYAVTGDGYSYEELRQKAETIRRAMLGVKDVGKVELLGVQSEKVYVEVENEKLASLGIPPGAIAAAVKGQNAMTPAGMVETASDNVYLRITGTFTDLDSIRSLPINGNGRIFRLGDIATVERRFVEPAEPKMYFNGKPAIGIAVSMTDGGNILTLGENLKRLCGEAEKDLPAGMTLQQVSDQPKVVDEAIGDFTNSLREAIIIVLLISFISLGLRTGLVVACCIPLVLTGVFCVMEVAGIDLHKVSLGALIVALGLLVDDAIIAVEMMSVQLEKGYGRLEAACYAFKATAKPMLTGTLITCAGFIPVAFSQGAAAEFCKALFPVITAALLISWIVSVMAAPLFGYYLIRIKREETEKELYGSAFYRWFRKTLTWCLLHRKSVIIGTGVLFAGSLFLLKFVPQEFFPPSLRPEVIVEMRLPEGASLQASQKEAAVLAAYLDGQQDKIASYSYYVGESAPRFVLTTEPVLPTDNYAQFVVVAKDTEARAELVRLIGEEMAEKQPNVRGNIKFIEMGPPSNYPLMLRVSGPNIDKVKGYAAAIRKKLSQDPNLQNVHLNWSQKSKVMHLTLDQDKLRALGLAGQDVAKTLYTELSGATIAEYYAGDRTIGIQLRLRSADRSDLSRIKDIPITVGNGGTVPLEQVAKISYEGEDGIIWRRDLKPTITIQGTGLSGTANDITQKAYDDIADIRDSMGFGYTVAVDGALENSRKSIDYLLQPVPIMVLVIMTLLMFQLRSFSLMALTLITAPMGIIGVSIGLLLFGKSLGFVAYIGVLALGGMIIRNSVILIDQIDKHMAAGESPWDAVIDSAIMRFRPIMLTAMAAILGMIPLMRSVFWGPMAVAIAGGLLGATVLTLLVLPTMYAAWFKIGKN; this is encoded by the coding sequence GTGAGAAATCTGAGTGAATTGGCATTGAAAAACAAAGCTCTCGTCTGGTATTTCATTATCGTCATCGCCATTGCCGGCGTCTTCTCCTATATGAAACTGGGCCGCATGGAAGATCCTTCTTACACTGTGCGGCAAATGGTCGTTTACGTTTCCTGGCCCGGTGCCACGGCGGAACAGATGGAAGAGCAGGTTACCGATAAGCTTGAGAAGAAACTGCAGGATACGCCGCACCTCGATTATTTGAAGAGTTATTCCAAAGCGGGACAAGCCGTCATTTACGTGACCCTTGATGATAAACTCGATACGGGAAAGGTGCGCGCTACGTGGCATGAAGTGCGGAATTTGGCGAACGACGTGGCCAAAGATCTGCCGGAAGGCGTTTACGGTCCCTATTTCAACGACCGGTACGATGACGTATACGGTTCCGTTTACGCCGTTACCGGCGACGGCTATTCCTATGAAGAGCTTCGTCAGAAAGCGGAAACGATACGCCGCGCCATGCTCGGCGTAAAGGATGTCGGCAAGGTGGAACTGCTGGGCGTACAGTCGGAAAAGGTATATGTCGAAGTAGAGAACGAAAAACTCGCCTCCCTGGGGATTCCGCCCGGCGCCATTGCCGCCGCCGTCAAAGGACAGAATGCCATGACGCCTGCCGGTATGGTGGAAACGGCATCTGATAACGTGTACCTGCGTATTACCGGAACTTTCACGGATCTCGATTCCATTCGCAGTTTGCCGATTAACGGTAACGGCCGAATCTTCCGACTCGGCGATATTGCTACGGTGGAACGGCGTTTTGTCGAACCGGCGGAACCGAAAATGTATTTTAACGGCAAGCCGGCGATCGGTATTGCCGTTTCCATGACTGACGGCGGCAATATACTCACCCTCGGTGAGAACTTGAAACGCTTATGCGGCGAAGCCGAAAAAGATCTGCCTGCCGGTATGACGCTGCAGCAGGTTTCCGATCAGCCGAAGGTCGTTGACGAAGCGATCGGCGATTTTACCAATTCACTGCGCGAAGCGATCATCATCGTCCTGCTCATCAGCTTCATCAGTCTCGGTCTCCGCACCGGTCTCGTCGTAGCCTGCTGCATCCCCCTCGTTCTTACCGGCGTTTTCTGCGTTATGGAAGTCGCCGGCATTGATTTGCACAAAGTCTCTTTAGGCGCCCTTATCGTCGCCCTGGGCTTATTGGTCGACGACGCCATTATTGCCGTCGAAATGATGAGTGTGCAGTTGGAGAAGGGCTATGGCCGGCTGGAAGCGGCATGTTACGCTTTCAAGGCGACGGCAAAACCGATGCTGACAGGCACGTTGATCACCTGCGCCGGCTTCATTCCCGTCGCGTTTTCCCAGGGAGCCGCTGCAGAGTTCTGCAAGGCTCTGTTTCCCGTCATTACGGCGGCGCTCTTGATCTCCTGGATCGTTTCCGTTATGGCTGCGCCTCTTTTCGGATACTATTTGATCAGGATAAAGCGGGAAGAGACGGAAAAAGAGCTGTACGGTTCCGCTTTTTACCGCTGGTTTCGCAAAACGCTGACGTGGTGCCTGCTGCATCGTAAGAGCGTCATCATCGGTACAGGCGTGCTATTTGCCGGGTCCCTTTTTTTACTGAAATTTGTGCCGCAGGAATTTTTTCCGCCGTCACTGCGCCCTGAGGTTATCGTTGAAATGCGGCTGCCTGAAGGCGCGTCGCTGCAAGCGTCACAGAAGGAAGCTGCCGTCCTGGCCGCTTATCTGGACGGTCAACAGGATAAGATCGCCTCGTATTCCTATTATGTCGGTGAAAGTGCACCTCGTTTCGTCCTGACGACGGAGCCTGTTCTGCCGACGGATAATTACGCTCAGTTCGTCGTCGTCGCCAAAGATACGGAAGCGCGGGCCGAACTCGTCAGGCTGATCGGCGAGGAAATGGCTGAAAAGCAGCCGAATGTGCGCGGTAATATTAAGTTCATCGAAATGGGACCGCCTTCCAATTATCCCCTCATGCTGCGCGTCTCAGGTCCCAATATCGATAAGGTGAAAGGCTATGCCGCCGCAATCAGAAAAAAATTGTCGCAAGATCCGAATCTGCAAAATGTTCATCTCAACTGGAGTCAGAAAAGCAAGGTCATGCATCTGACGCTGGACCAGGACAAACTGCGCGCCTTGGGACTGGCCGGACAGGACGTTGCCAAAACGCTGTATACGGAGCTGTCTGGCGCGACTATTGCCGAATATTATGCCGGTGACAGAACCATCGGGATTCAGTTGCGCTTGCGCAGTGCCGATCGTTCGGACTTGTCGCGAATCAAGGATATTCCGATTACCGTCGGTAATGGCGGCACCGTGCCGCTGGAACAGGTGGCAAAGATTTCCTACGAAGGGGAAGACGGCATTATTTGGCGCCGCGATCTCAAACCGACAATCACGATTCAGGGAACCGGTCTGTCAGGAACGGCCAACGACATAACGCAGAAAGCCTATGACGACATCGCCGATATTCGCGATTCCATGGGCTTCGGTTATACGGTGGCAGTTGACGGGGCGCTGGAAAACAGTCGCAAATCGATAGACTATCTGCTGCAGCCGGTGCCGATCATGGTCCTGGTCATCATGACTCTGTTGATGTTCCAACTGCGCAGCTTTTCCTTGATGGCGCTGACGCTGATCACGGCGCCGATGGGGATCATCGGTGTCAGTATCGGCCTGCTGCTTTTCGGCAAATCCCTCGGCTTTGTCGCCTATATCGGTGTCTTGGCCCTGGGCGGCATGATTATTCGCAACTCGGTCATTCTCATTGATCAGATTGATAAGCATATGGCTGCCGGGGAAAGTCCGTGGGACGCCGTCATCGATTCGGCGATCATGCGTTTCCGCCCCATCATGTTGACGGCAATGGCGGCGATCTTGGGTATGATCCCGTTGATGCGGAGCGTCTTTTGGGGGCCGATGGCCGTAGCGATCGCCGGCGGTCTTCTGGGGGCGACGGTACTGACGCTTCTCGTTTTGCCGACAATGTACGCCGCCTGGTTCAAGATCGGAAAAAACTAA